The Bacillota bacterium genome includes a window with the following:
- a CDS encoding AAA family ATPase, protein MQAICNALNIEPKHLFLCEEPASHQHPEGEGLTLQAFAKAKHLEAELLRQAQVTQGMYQGKPAVLLKYRDAEGDLQAIRYRVTLAGDRFRWQKGAEPRQLAYGEWWLPQWREKGRREIVLVEGESDALTLWQMGVPALGIAGANSLSEYHAELLAGFKVVVWQEPDSGGATFAQKASQLFQNVRLIEPPQGVKDANELWLKCVAQHGENAKAIFKQQIRELLAQAKPVEASEPQTLHETLQYIRGCKLQGVNHLYTLHELKNAPAHESSTEASLPFFGVSGIIRKGRSHLLAGKPRVGKTEALFRGGVLEWHNERILYLSEEGIEDWRVRLASFADDELPEQCHVRLCAGESRENLLAEIREGGYSVVVLDTLRGVWRLSDELHPSRVIQDVSPLIDLQRKLRFTLVVLHHERKAEGEAFSDRFAGTNALSGMFDMLLSLNQKSEGNLVLSYEGRTSQGGSLMLQWQDGNLRYVGEAETMEWRVLLQRIEAVLYRASKPLNTQEVRRELGEPLPGYRTVLNALNYLYQNQQIEREPKETKAGATYRWYITPTRRESHKATPESVAIPHLAPCEPIYMQGFLQGSSDGEPELPWWATGEGVPEGEPAFLEVSEDERA, encoded by the coding sequence TTGCAAGCGATCTGCAACGCGCTGAACATTGAACCCAAACATCTGTTCCTGTGCGAAGAACCAGCAAGCCACCAGCACCCTGAAGGCGAAGGATTAACACTGCAAGCCTTCGCGAAGGCGAAACACCTTGAGGCTGAACTGTTGCGCCAGGCGCAGGTTACGCAAGGTATGTATCAGGGTAAGCCTGCTGTGTTGCTCAAGTATCGCGATGCTGAAGGCGACCTGCAGGCGATTCGCTATCGTGTGACACTGGCAGGCGATCGCTTCAGGTGGCAGAAGGGTGCTGAGCCTCGCCAGTTAGCGTATGGCGAGTGGTGGCTTCCCCAATGGCGTGAAAAGGGCAGGCGCGAAATTGTGCTGGTAGAGGGAGAGAGTGATGCCTTAACACTGTGGCAGATGGGCGTGCCAGCACTGGGCATTGCGGGAGCAAACAGTTTGAGCGAATATCACGCTGAACTGTTGGCAGGCTTTAAGGTGGTGGTTTGGCAGGAACCTGATTCAGGGGGCGCAACCTTCGCGCAGAAGGCTTCGCAGCTGTTCCAGAACGTGAGGCTAATCGAGCCACCACAAGGCGTGAAAGATGCGAATGAACTGTGGCTCAAGTGTGTGGCCCAACACGGCGAGAACGCGAAGGCTATTTTCAAACAGCAGATTCGCGAACTGCTGGCGCAGGCGAAGCCTGTGGAGGCTAGTGAACCCCAGACCTTGCATGAAACCTTGCAATATATAAGGGGTTGCAAGCTTCAAGGTGTTAACCACCTGTATACTCTCCACGAACTGAAGAACGCGCCTGCCCACGAATCTTCAACAGAGGCGAGCCTGCCCTTCTTCGGTGTTTCAGGAATCATCCGTAAGGGCAGGAGCCACCTGCTGGCAGGCAAGCCACGTGTTGGGAAAACTGAAGCCCTGTTTCGTGGTGGAGTGCTGGAGTGGCACAACGAGAGAATACTCTACCTGAGCGAGGAGGGTATCGAAGATTGGCGCGTGCGCCTCGCCAGCTTCGCGGATGATGAATTGCCTGAACAGTGCCACGTGCGTTTGTGCGCAGGAGAATCGCGTGAGAATCTTCTGGCTGAGATTCGCGAAGGGGGTTACAGCGTGGTGGTGTTGGATACCCTGCGTGGGGTATGGCGATTGAGTGATGAACTCCACCCTTCACGTGTGATCCAGGATGTATCACCCCTGATTGATTTACAGCGCAAGTTGCGGTTTACACTGGTGGTGCTTCACCATGAGCGCAAGGCAGAAGGCGAGGCTTTCAGCGATAGGTTTGCTGGAACGAATGCCTTGAGTGGTATGTTTGATATGCTACTGAGCCTGAACCAGAAGAGCGAGGGCAATTTGGTGCTTTCCTACGAAGGTAGAACCTCGCAAGGTGGCAGCCTGATGCTGCAGTGGCAGGATGGCAACCTGCGCTACGTGGGCGAGGCAGAAACAATGGAGTGGCGAGTGCTACTTCAGCGCATCGAGGCAGTGCTGTATCGTGCGAGTAAGCCATTAAACACTCAAGAGGTTAGGCGTGAATTAGGCGAACCTCTTCCAGGTTATCGCACTGTGTTGAACGCCTTAAACTATCTCTACCAGAACCAACAGATTGAACGCGAACCAAAAGAGACCAAAGCTGGGGCTACTTACAGATGGTACATCACACCCACAAGGCGTGAAAGCCACAAGGCAACCCCTGAATCTGTTGCTATCCCCCACCTTGCACCTTGCGAGCCTATATATATGCAAGGTTTTTTGCAAGGTTCGAGCGATGGCGAGCCTGAACTGCCCTGGTGGGCAACAGGCGAGGGCGTGCCAGAAGGTGAGCCTGCCTTTCTGGAGGTGAGCGAAGATGAACGCGCATGA
- a CDS encoding DUF669 domain-containing protein, with the protein MNAHELLDALHVAGIAVWVEQGRLGIYPPSRLTPELKQALREQGKELARIIEQEYICWHCESHHVRFDVPLQRYVCEACRRVLQEPLSPFPPLHELLWQAGSVYGFPALKLAPHITLKAGRESWLTFCTSPFTKHHTRLLVLAYRKLVNPAQADEIEPEPNHKPHHTTEVNHMKLVWQDSEPLPTGEYLVRVASITEKEGKYSLQLQWMFRVLEPGYEGRELIAYTNATNSTTAKLAQWARALGCEVVPGEEFDTDELVGRKAIAVVVVKPSQQGNRYNHVENLLPVRQKKPVAVSAKAESEAEERDYFSEEEED; encoded by the coding sequence ATGAACGCGCATGAGTTGCTGGATGCCCTTCACGTGGCAGGCATCGCTGTATGGGTAGAACAGGGCAGGTTGGGTATTTACCCACCTTCACGCCTCACGCCAGAACTGAAGCAGGCACTGCGCGAGCAGGGCAAAGAGCTGGCGCGAATCATCGAGCAGGAATATATCTGCTGGCACTGCGAAAGCCACCACGTGCGCTTCGATGTGCCACTACAGCGTTACGTGTGTGAAGCGTGCAGGCGCGTGCTACAGGAACCTCTTTCACCCTTCCCACCACTGCATGAACTGCTATGGCAGGCAGGTTCAGTGTATGGTTTCCCTGCGCTGAAGTTAGCACCCCACATCACCCTGAAGGCAGGGCGTGAATCATGGCTTACCTTCTGCACCTCACCCTTCACGAAACACCACACACGCCTGCTGGTGCTGGCGTATCGCAAACTGGTAAACCCTGCACAGGCAGATGAGATAGAACCTGAACCCAACCACAAACCACATCACACGACGGAGGTGAACCACATGAAACTGGTATGGCAAGATTCCGAACCACTGCCCACTGGCGAATACCTGGTAAGGGTTGCCAGCATCACTGAGAAGGAGGGCAAGTACAGCCTGCAGTTACAGTGGATGTTTCGCGTGCTGGAACCAGGATACGAAGGGCGCGAACTGATTGCCTACACGAACGCCACCAACAGCACCACAGCCAAACTGGCGCAGTGGGCACGGGCGTTAGGTTGTGAAGTGGTGCCCGGTGAAGAGTTTGATACGGATGAACTGGTGGGGCGCAAGGCTATCGCTGTGGTGGTGGTAAAGCCTTCTCAGCAGGGCAATCGCTACAACCACGTGGAGAACCTGCTACCAGTGCGCCAGAAGAAGCCTGTGGCTGTGAGTGCGAAGGCAGAAAGCGAGGCAGAAGAACGCGATTACTTCTCTGAAGAAGAAGAGGATTGA
- a CDS encoding VRR-NUC domain-containing protein, with the protein MHQHTLHARTIVRYLQKRGAWVARIRGTWGQRRGLPDILACWQGRLIAIEVKTGSGRLTPAQKREHEALRTAGAVVLVGNAEQVLSELEHLTHEPQLRLL; encoded by the coding sequence ATGCACCAGCACACCTTACACGCCAGAACGATTGTACGCTACCTGCAGAAACGTGGTGCATGGGTAGCGCGAATACGTGGCACATGGGGGCAACGTAGAGGCTTGCCTGATATACTGGCGTGCTGGCAGGGCAGGCTGATTGCTATTGAGGTGAAAACAGGCAGTGGCAGGTTAACGCCAGCACAGAAGCGTGAACACGAAGCCCTGCGCACTGCAGGTGCAGTGGTGCTGGTGGGCAACGCTGAACAGGTGCTTTCCGAGCTGGAACATCTTACCCACGAACCCCAGTTGCGCTTGCTGTAA
- a CDS encoding adenylosuccinate synthase, whose product MPVVVVVGAQWGDEAKGKAVDCLAQDADMVVRYGGGSNAGHTVRFDGREFKLHLVPSGIFRPQVMNIIASGVVVDPQVLTEEIRSLQAQGVPVDNLRISASAHVVMPYHRLLDALEEKQRGSAQIGTTCRGIGPAYADKAARKGIRMADLRQPERFAAVLRRALEEKSRLLERVYEVQCPSFEDIWREYEEYLPVLRPLIADTDPLVYTAVQKGQRVVFEGAQGTLLDLDHGTYPYVTSSHPVAGGACVGTGIGPTHIDAVIGVAKAYTTRVGAGAFPTEQPNETGNYLRERGREYGTTTGRPRRCGWLDAVVLRYAAQVNSLTAFAMTLLDVLSGMDTVQICRAYRLPDGQVTEQFPSDSAVLEQCEPVYEQLPGWKEEIADATSWDDLPENAHRYVQKVEELTGVPVAMVSVGPQRHQTFWRHGVSTELPVRTLQLLAQRRSRLE is encoded by the coding sequence ATGCCAGTAGTTGTTGTGGTCGGTGCCCAGTGGGGTGACGAAGCGAAAGGCAAAGCGGTGGACTGCCTGGCGCAGGATGCCGATATGGTGGTGCGCTACGGAGGTGGCAGTAACGCCGGTCATACTGTTCGCTTCGATGGGCGTGAATTCAAATTGCATCTGGTGCCCTCCGGCATTTTCCGCCCGCAGGTCATGAACATCATCGCCAGCGGAGTGGTGGTGGACCCGCAGGTGCTTACGGAGGAAATCCGCTCCCTGCAGGCACAGGGAGTGCCGGTGGATAACCTGCGTATCAGCGCAAGCGCGCATGTGGTGATGCCCTACCATCGGCTACTGGATGCGCTGGAGGAGAAGCAGCGCGGCTCGGCGCAAATCGGAACCACCTGCAGAGGCATTGGCCCCGCCTACGCCGATAAGGCGGCGCGAAAAGGTATCCGCATGGCAGACCTGCGCCAGCCCGAGCGGTTTGCAGCGGTGTTGCGCCGTGCGCTGGAGGAGAAAAGCCGCCTGCTCGAAAGGGTCTACGAGGTTCAGTGTCCCTCTTTCGAAGACATCTGGCGTGAATATGAAGAATACCTGCCGGTGCTTCGCCCGCTGATTGCCGATACCGACCCGCTGGTGTACACGGCGGTTCAAAAGGGTCAGCGGGTGGTCTTTGAAGGAGCGCAGGGCACGCTGTTGGACCTGGACCATGGTACATATCCGTATGTGACCTCTTCGCACCCTGTGGCGGGTGGAGCGTGTGTGGGCACCGGCATCGGTCCCACGCACATCGACGCAGTCATCGGGGTGGCGAAAGCATACACCACTCGTGTGGGTGCAGGTGCCTTCCCGACCGAACAGCCCAACGAAACCGGCAACTACCTGCGCGAACGGGGTAGAGAGTACGGCACAACGACGGGTAGACCACGCCGTTGTGGATGGCTGGACGCAGTGGTTTTGCGTTACGCGGCGCAAGTGAACAGCCTCACCGCCTTTGCCATGACCTTGCTGGATGTGTTGAGTGGGATGGACACCGTCCAGATATGTCGCGCCTACCGCTTGCCGGATGGACAGGTCACAGAGCAGTTTCCCTCAGATAGCGCGGTACTGGAGCAATGTGAGCCGGTCTACGAGCAGCTGCCCGGCTGGAAAGAGGAGATTGCCGACGCGACAAGCTGGGACGACCTGCCCGAAAATGCGCACCGTTACGTTCAGAAAGTGGAGGAGCTTACCGGAGTGCCGGTAGCGATGGTATCGGTAGGTCCACAGCGCCACCAGACTTTCTGGCGACACGGTGTCTCTACGGAACTACCCGTGCGGACACTGCAACTGCTGGCGCAACGGCGGAGCAGGCTAGAGTAA